GCTCCGTCTTGAATACATCTTCCGGCAGGGCCGTCGGCCTGCGGCCGAAAGTTATTGGCCTGGCAGCGGCTCGGACGTTAGCCGACGTAGACCTGCGCATCCTTGTCGGTCGTTTCCATGCGGCCCAGCCCGCCGGTTCCCCGGCCTTCGATGATGGCGTCGGCCAGTTGCTTGGAAATCAACTCAATGGAACGGATGCTATCGTCGTTGCCCGGAATCGGCAGGTCGACCTGGTCGGGATCGCAATCGGTATCGATCAGGGCCATCGTCGTGATGCCCATTTTCTGAGCTTCGCGGACGGCGTTGCGTTCCTTTTTCGGATCGAAGATCACCAGACACTCCGGCAGCCGGCTCATGGTGCGGATGCCGTTCAGGTTGCGGTACATCTTCCGGTACTCGCGCTTCAGGGCCGATTGGGCCTTCTTCGAGTACGCGGCAAATTCCTCGCCGTTGATCAGCTTTTCCAGCT
The nucleotide sequence above comes from Planctomycetia bacterium. Encoded proteins:
- the rpsB gene encoding 30S ribosomal protein S2, with protein sequence MSSVLVQDLIEAGVHFGHRASRWNPKMRPYIYGRRNLIHIIDVRETIRGLIRAKKYLAQVAASGSNVLFVGSKRQASEAIEREGIRCGMPYVNDRWLGGTLTNFRTIRSRLTRLEELEKLINGEEFAAYSKKAQSALKREYRKMYRNLNGIRTMSRLPECLVIFDPKKERNAVREAQKMGITTMALIDTDCDPDQVDLPIPGNDDSIRSIELISKQLADAIIEGRGTGGLGRMETTDKDAQVYVG